A window from Opitutia bacterium ISCC 52 encodes these proteins:
- a CDS encoding glycoside hydrolase: MFYPKLILRFSSGIFLLVLGCGISFGTPIQIPFIDLADDYYRQTLVDREAGQYLGHPSTCLLDDGKTILVVYPKGHGKGGLVYKRSTDGGLTWSERLPTPSSWVSSREVPTLHRVTDAKGKKRIIMSSGLYPIRMAVTEDDGLNWSELNPIGDFGGIVTMGSYFPIANKPGHYTSLFHDDRRFIRENSKRQDPTMMTLYQTSSTDGGITWGQPKTIYKDTEIHLCEPGTIRSPDGKQLAVLLRENRRVKNSHIIFSNDEGKTWSEPWELPISLTGDRHTGKYGPDGRLFISFRGVTPTKGFKFQDSSKDRKKMPTNGNWAGWVGTYDDLVNGTPGQYVVRLMDNKKGYDTTCPGVEILPDGTFVVVTYGHWTEHEQPYIMSVRFKLADLDKKAKISTAISLSSDLKQLTSQ; this comes from the coding sequence GTGTTCTACCCCAAGCTAATTCTCCGATTTTCCTCCGGCATTTTTCTTTTAGTATTAGGCTGTGGAATTTCTTTTGGAACCCCAATCCAAATCCCCTTTATCGATCTTGCGGATGACTACTACCGACAAACCTTAGTCGATCGAGAAGCAGGCCAATATCTGGGGCACCCGAGTACTTGTTTGTTAGATGACGGGAAAACAATTCTTGTGGTTTATCCTAAAGGGCATGGAAAGGGCGGGCTCGTCTACAAGCGATCAACCGATGGCGGACTGACTTGGTCGGAACGATTACCGACACCAAGTTCGTGGGTGAGCTCACGAGAGGTGCCCACATTGCACCGCGTTACCGATGCGAAGGGCAAGAAACGTATCATCATGTCCTCCGGTTTGTATCCCATCCGTATGGCAGTCACTGAAGACGACGGACTCAACTGGTCTGAATTAAATCCCATTGGAGACTTTGGTGGTATTGTCACGATGGGCAGTTACTTCCCAATCGCCAACAAGCCTGGTCATTACACGAGTCTATTTCACGACGACCGTCGTTTCATTAGGGAGAACAGTAAACGCCAGGATCCCACGATGATGACTCTCTACCAGACGTCATCCACCGATGGTGGAATTACTTGGGGACAACCAAAAACGATCTACAAAGATACCGAGATCCATCTTTGTGAACCTGGAACGATCAGATCACCCGATGGCAAGCAACTCGCGGTCCTGCTTCGTGAAAATCGACGGGTTAAAAACTCACACATCATTTTCTCAAACGACGAAGGAAAGACCTGGTCAGAACCATGGGAACTTCCCATTAGTCTGACTGGAGATCGTCATACGGGAAAGTATGGTCCCGATGGCCGGCTCTTCATTTCATTTCGCGGAGTCACCCCGACCAAGGGATTTAAATTCCAAGACAGTTCGAAAGACCGGAAGAAAATGCCAACAAACGGTAATTGGGCCGGCTGGGTTGGAACTTATGATGATTTGGTTAACGGAACGCCTGGCCAGTATGTCGTTCGGCTTATGGATAACAAGAAAGGCTATGATACCACATGCCCAGGAGTTGAAATTTTGCCCGACGGGACTTTCGTTGTAGTTACTTACGGTCATTGGACGGAGCACGAGCAACCGTATATAATGAGTGTCCGATTCAAGCTCGCTGATCTGGACAAGAAGGCAAAAATATCAACCGCCATTTCTTTGAGTTCTGATCTCAAGCAACTCACATCTCAATAG
- a CDS encoding CehA/McbA family metallohydrolase, giving the protein MLIYRSVIVTTFLFLLSALILQAHPGAHGTQRIAPNNQTVPLDIGTIPTIPEEELVIMKAKVVNAHSGVLLPHRIRITDSQDRYYPPIGHTELGELEGHADNVTLEPDLINRGNKSWAMIEDGKFTVRLRAIDGYSVRLFHGFEFTQPVYEMNLSGKAGQTMERTFELKQHIDMQARGWMSADSHVHSLSPEGAMRQMAVEDVDYTNLMFIGPKHPLYTRGMVTGKPNPVSTKDRIVYVSQEVRDMEQGHMTLMGMQEPIEPVLVYTGTGKNEPEPRSNEPLNWQVTERMHSQKGLAFHAHYLFWPGYGSAVGGALSLLDGLEWTSTDIVNNRRRTRQGLVIPGYETKPTGFDSGQLYYRMLNCGVRLPLIGGTDKMSAARPVGSVARTYAKVDEWTHDGLMNGIREGNTFVSNGPLLFFSANRASMGGELKFSGEGPFMIEIRGRCITQRPVNYLQVVHNGKVIHEVRTEDYQLRLKLFLELNVTESGWIALRAGADQPDPEDWWNYTMAAHTSPIYITVSDESPSNAEDAEYLLARLDKTLEWVETEAIWSNSKTKREAIESFKKARSFYEEAKQGQGIRLFKKE; this is encoded by the coding sequence ATGCTCATTTATCGATCGGTAATCGTAACTACCTTTCTTTTTTTGCTCTCCGCGCTGATTCTTCAAGCTCACCCCGGAGCCCATGGAACTCAGAGAATCGCTCCGAACAATCAAACGGTGCCTTTGGACATTGGTACCATTCCGACCATTCCTGAGGAAGAGCTCGTCATCATGAAAGCGAAAGTCGTCAATGCCCATTCCGGGGTCCTTCTACCCCACCGTATACGCATTACAGATTCGCAAGATCGATACTACCCTCCCATTGGTCATACAGAACTCGGCGAGCTCGAAGGACATGCAGATAATGTCACTCTGGAACCCGATCTGATAAACCGTGGCAACAAAAGTTGGGCGATGATTGAAGATGGGAAGTTTACCGTCCGCCTGCGAGCTATCGATGGTTATTCGGTGCGTTTGTTTCATGGGTTTGAATTCACCCAACCAGTTTACGAAATGAATTTATCCGGCAAAGCCGGGCAAACGATGGAACGGACATTTGAGCTCAAACAACACATAGATATGCAAGCCCGAGGTTGGATGAGTGCTGATTCTCATGTGCATTCACTTTCACCTGAAGGAGCCATGCGACAGATGGCTGTGGAAGATGTCGATTATACCAACCTCATGTTTATCGGCCCCAAGCATCCGCTCTACACACGGGGAATGGTAACTGGAAAGCCAAATCCTGTTTCGACTAAAGATCGCATTGTCTACGTGTCCCAGGAAGTGCGAGACATGGAGCAAGGACATATGACTTTGATGGGGATGCAGGAGCCTATCGAGCCCGTGCTTGTATATACCGGCACGGGTAAGAACGAACCTGAGCCTCGCTCCAATGAACCGCTCAACTGGCAGGTGACTGAGCGCATGCATTCTCAGAAAGGACTGGCTTTTCACGCTCATTACCTTTTCTGGCCGGGCTATGGTTCAGCAGTCGGAGGAGCACTGTCCCTTCTGGACGGCTTGGAGTGGACTAGCACGGACATCGTCAACAATCGTCGACGCACGAGACAAGGTTTGGTCATCCCCGGTTACGAAACCAAACCCACCGGATTTGATTCAGGACAACTTTATTACCGTATGCTCAATTGCGGGGTGCGACTTCCTCTCATAGGTGGCACGGATAAGATGTCTGCCGCACGACCAGTCGGTTCGGTGGCAAGAACTTATGCCAAGGTCGATGAATGGACGCACGACGGACTCATGAACGGTATTCGGGAAGGAAATACCTTTGTAAGCAATGGTCCGCTGCTCTTCTTTTCAGCCAACCGCGCTTCTATGGGCGGTGAACTTAAATTCTCTGGCGAAGGGCCCTTCATGATAGAGATTCGCGGACGTTGCATTACTCAACGCCCCGTCAACTACCTGCAGGTCGTCCACAACGGCAAAGTCATACACGAGGTGCGCACGGAAGACTACCAGCTTCGCTTGAAGCTCTTCCTTGAACTCAATGTAACAGAATCCGGCTGGATCGCTCTGCGTGCCGGTGCTGACCAACCCGATCCCGAAGATTGGTGGAACTACACCATGGCGGCGCACACCAGTCCGATCTATATCACGGTGAGTGACGAATCACCTTCAAACGCCGAAGACGCGGAATACCTTCTAGCTCGATTAGACAAGACGCTCGAATGGGTAGAAACGGAAGCCATTTGGTCTAACTCCAAGACCAAGCGAGAAGCGATCGAGTCGTTTAAGAAAGCCCGAAGTTTCTACGAGGAAGCAAAGCAGGGTCAAGGCATTAGATTATTCAAAAAAGAGTAG
- a CDS encoding VOC family protein, which produces MNLTPFHIAVAVRDIAETRDFYGNKLGFPEGRSAENWIDWNMFGHQFVTHLNPELGPDGKVPALYNPVDNHGVPIPHCGVIMQFEDWDRFAKNLEGVITEYIIEPYIRFKGLSGEQGTLFFADPSGNALEFKGFRNIEEELFKA; this is translated from the coding sequence ATGAACCTGACACCCTTTCACATCGCCGTTGCGGTCCGCGACATCGCAGAAACCAGAGATTTTTATGGAAACAAACTCGGTTTCCCTGAAGGCCGCAGTGCGGAGAACTGGATCGACTGGAATATGTTCGGGCATCAGTTTGTCACGCACCTTAATCCGGAGTTGGGTCCTGATGGAAAAGTGCCAGCACTCTACAATCCGGTGGACAACCACGGCGTGCCCATTCCTCACTGCGGCGTCATCATGCAATTCGAAGATTGGGATCGATTCGCCAAAAACCTGGAAGGTGTCATCACCGAGTACATCATCGAGCCTTACATTCGCTTCAAGGGACTTTCCGGGGAGCAAGGCACTCTGTTCTTTGCCGACCCCTCAGGGAATGCCCTAGAGTTTAAAGGCTTTCGCAATATCGAAGAGGAACTCTTTAAGGCCTGA
- a CDS encoding starvation-sensing protein RspA codes for MAQNFNDRTPAMEPIKITKVKIIHTYPNGTGYGVVKVETSEPGLWGIGCATGIRRYATLTAAVDEYLDPLLKGKDPDNIEDIWQTVNVSTYWRNGPILNTVLAGLDQALWDIKGKRAGLPVYQLLGGKCRFAVDCYGHASGNDMSELKDSITKFKEQGFRHIRIQFGLYGAPHLAKGEPDFRKAGFGVPSDTEIQIRPYMKIVPQIFEMARNEFGENLEFLHDIHELLPPIEAVNLVKELEQYRPFFIEDAFAPEDIGYFKILREQSSCALAMGELFNNPHEWVSLNTDRLIDFVRIHISQIGGITPAMKVARLAEWFNVRTAWHGPGNTSPIGHVGNAHIDLAIWNFGIQEQTYFGPETQEVFSNYPKFENGYMIINEAPGFGMDIDEEKAAKYPLPKEPWYRPIMRRPDGTPVRP; via the coding sequence GTGGCCCAGAACTTCAATGATCGCACTCCAGCCATGGAGCCGATAAAAATTACCAAGGTTAAGATTATTCACACCTATCCGAATGGAACCGGATACGGCGTCGTGAAGGTTGAGACCAGCGAACCGGGTCTCTGGGGAATTGGTTGTGCAACCGGTATTCGACGTTACGCTACGCTTACCGCCGCTGTCGATGAATACCTTGATCCTCTTCTGAAGGGAAAGGATCCTGATAATATTGAGGATATCTGGCAGACGGTGAACGTCAGCACTTATTGGCGGAATGGTCCCATCCTGAACACGGTTTTGGCAGGGCTCGACCAAGCGCTTTGGGATATCAAGGGGAAGCGAGCAGGTCTTCCCGTGTATCAGCTTTTAGGCGGCAAATGCCGGTTCGCAGTGGACTGCTATGGTCATGCTTCTGGCAACGATATGTCAGAGCTCAAAGATAGTATCACTAAATTTAAAGAGCAAGGATTTCGTCACATTCGAATTCAATTTGGTCTTTATGGGGCGCCTCATCTCGCGAAGGGAGAACCGGATTTTCGTAAAGCTGGATTCGGAGTACCCTCGGATACTGAAATTCAAATTCGTCCATACATGAAGATTGTGCCGCAGATTTTTGAAATGGCGCGCAATGAATTTGGTGAAAACCTGGAATTTCTGCACGATATCCATGAATTGCTTCCGCCTATTGAAGCCGTCAATCTGGTCAAAGAGCTCGAGCAGTACCGACCTTTCTTTATTGAGGATGCATTTGCTCCTGAGGATATCGGATACTTCAAAATTCTTCGTGAGCAAAGCTCATGTGCTCTTGCCATGGGAGAACTGTTTAACAATCCGCACGAATGGGTTAGTCTCAACACTGATCGACTCATTGACTTCGTGCGTATCCACATTTCTCAAATCGGTGGCATCACGCCGGCGATGAAAGTGGCACGTCTCGCAGAGTGGTTCAATGTCCGTACTGCCTGGCATGGCCCAGGAAACACTTCACCGATCGGACACGTTGGAAACGCCCATATCGATCTTGCCATTTGGAACTTTGGAATTCAGGAACAAACCTACTTCGGTCCTGAAACTCAGGAAGTATTTTCAAACTACCCCAAATTTGAGAACGGCTACATGATCATCAACGAAGCTCCCGGGTTCGGAATGGATATCGATGAAGAAAAGGCCGCCAAATATCCTCTGCCAAAAGAACCCTGGTATCGACCCATTATGCGAAGACCAGACGGGACACCAGTCAGGCCTTAA
- a CDS encoding sulfatase: MLFYLSPRFLLPIFTLSLALCFGCSKSETHTKEAKRPNIIFVMTDDHTHQQMSLTGNSFVQTPNLDRLAAEGVWFKNAFCTNSLCAPARATILTGCLSNMNGIMGNSESKDKIERLDPDLPTFPLLLKAAGYQTGIVGKWHLPHDPRGFDYSCILPGQGLYFDPEMIENGERKNFKGYVTDIITDKALEYLKGLDGDDPFCLIYQHKGPHRPFTPAPRHEDLLSEDLPHPETFNDDYATRLVAGKAADMKFEQSIARDYGDVFGDMTEAEKKEWIFQRFVKDHNRAVVSIDEGLGRVLDYLDDNGLTENTLVIYTTDNGFYLGEYGWYDKRFMYEPSLRIPFLMRYPAKVKAGQEEERMIMNVDVAPTILDFAGIDVPEVMQGESLKPLVLDQEFDWRDHVYYSYYENTWAMSGFSQADLSDPSFNFFTAHRVGPHRGIRNDRYKLIEYYSENEYWEFFDLQEDPHELRNAYDDPQYAMQIAQMTGQLRQTQTMYQDVGTWENLSLPNYTD; encoded by the coding sequence ATGCTCTTCTATCTATCCCCGCGATTTCTCTTACCTATATTCACGCTGAGTTTGGCACTCTGTTTCGGTTGCTCCAAATCCGAGACCCACACCAAAGAGGCTAAGCGTCCCAATATCATCTTCGTGATGACGGATGATCATACGCATCAGCAAATGAGTTTGACTGGTAACTCGTTTGTGCAGACGCCGAATCTGGATCGTTTAGCAGCGGAGGGAGTATGGTTTAAAAACGCCTTTTGCACAAATTCGCTTTGTGCTCCGGCTAGAGCAACCATTCTTACCGGGTGCTTGTCCAATATGAACGGGATCATGGGTAACTCGGAGTCCAAGGATAAGATTGAACGACTCGATCCCGACCTTCCAACTTTTCCGTTGCTGCTGAAGGCGGCAGGCTATCAGACAGGTATCGTGGGAAAATGGCACCTTCCGCACGATCCTCGTGGATTTGATTACTCATGTATTCTGCCGGGGCAGGGGCTCTATTTTGACCCTGAAATGATCGAGAACGGAGAACGCAAAAATTTTAAGGGTTACGTAACAGATATCATCACCGATAAAGCGCTGGAATACCTAAAAGGCCTCGACGGTGACGATCCATTTTGTCTGATCTACCAACACAAAGGACCGCATCGTCCGTTTACGCCGGCTCCTCGCCACGAGGATCTCCTGTCTGAGGATTTACCACATCCCGAAACTTTTAATGACGATTACGCCACTCGTCTGGTTGCTGGGAAAGCCGCTGATATGAAGTTCGAGCAGAGTATTGCCCGTGATTATGGTGACGTTTTCGGTGATATGACGGAAGCCGAGAAGAAAGAGTGGATTTTTCAGCGATTCGTAAAGGACCACAATCGTGCCGTCGTGAGTATCGATGAGGGACTCGGGCGTGTGCTCGATTATTTGGATGACAACGGGTTAACCGAAAATACTTTGGTCATTTATACGACCGACAATGGATTCTATCTCGGTGAATATGGATGGTACGACAAACGCTTCATGTACGAGCCTTCGCTTAGAATTCCTTTTCTTATGCGATATCCTGCAAAGGTAAAAGCGGGTCAGGAAGAAGAACGGATGATCATGAACGTGGATGTGGCTCCAACTATTCTGGACTTTGCCGGAATTGATGTGCCTGAGGTGATGCAGGGTGAGAGCCTGAAGCCTCTGGTTTTGGATCAAGAGTTCGATTGGCGGGACCACGTTTACTATTCCTATTATGAAAACACCTGGGCGATGAGCGGGTTTAGTCAGGCTGATCTCAGTGATCCCAGCTTTAACTTTTTCACTGCCCACCGGGTGGGTCCTCACCGAGGTATCCGCAACGATCGCTACAAATTAATCGAATACTACAGTGAGAATGAATACTGGGAATTCTTTGATCTTCAGGAAGATCCTCATGAACTTCGAAACGCGTATGACGATCCCCAGTATGCCATGCAGATTGCGCAGATGACAGGCCAGCTGCGCCAAACGCAAACCATGTATCAAGATGTGGGTACGTGGGAGAATCTATCTTTACCGAATTATACAGACTAA
- a CDS encoding dihydrofolate reductase family protein produces MPQVIYHVASSLDGFIADKDGKVNWLNSFNAFDDKEVMEDFQRQMSSFDGILLGGGTYDFVLDHGKWMSPGTPTWVVSFRDLPILDPCIQLSTDTPTAIMDEIRATKLDRIWLMGGGKLAASFLEAGQIDEINLTIVPVFLGQGVPLISTTTKDPKLTLKESKSYSNGFVSVRYQVG; encoded by the coding sequence ATGCCCCAAGTCATTTACCATGTCGCATCCAGCTTGGATGGATTCATTGCAGACAAGGACGGAAAAGTAAATTGGTTGAATAGCTTCAATGCTTTTGATGACAAAGAAGTAATGGAAGATTTTCAGAGACAAATGAGCTCCTTCGATGGGATTCTTCTAGGTGGTGGAACTTACGACTTTGTATTGGATCATGGTAAATGGATGTCACCGGGAACACCCACTTGGGTTGTTTCATTCAGAGATCTTCCCATTTTAGACCCATGCATTCAACTATCCACCGACACTCCAACTGCTATCATGGACGAAATCAGGGCTACAAAGCTTGATCGTATTTGGCTGATGGGTGGGGGAAAACTGGCTGCATCATTCCTGGAAGCTGGCCAGATCGATGAAATCAACCTGACAATCGTCCCTGTCTTCCTGGGACAAGGAGTACCGCTTATCTCAACAACCACTAAAGATCCAAAGCTAACACTCAAGGAATCCAAGAGTTACTCCAATGGATTTGTGAGCGTGAGGTATCAGGTCGGGTGA
- a CDS encoding Gfo/Idh/MocA family oxidoreductase, producing MNRRQFSKLTALSAVGATSSSLISTVAASANKVSQRSANDRIQLALIGAKNQGGRIHLPTLVSSEDCQLVSICDVDGQVQSEAIETASVQYAQQYGKYEYNGISGVPDFREVMENDEIDGVVIATPDHWHVPIAKAAILSGKDVYVEKPLSLHINEGRELVELANKHQKIVQVGSQQRSDERFVIASEIVRNGLIGEVKHVEVSIKTRSGNAEVWEAEPIPPELDYNMWLGPAPWSDYHSERVHYNFRFVPEISGGEIANWGAHFLDTAQSGLGTDDTGPVMIRGMGERNPFGSRHTSFFDIDVDFEYASGVTMHLKTGKNGVTFYGTEGQLYVNRGELYTTPKELIRRYSKDLAIKMRHTKGGHFRNWFDCVRSRMAEHLHAGVELGHRSATLCHLSNIAIELKRPLRWDPVKESFLQDAHANALRNRPSRTDWA from the coding sequence ATGAATAGAAGACAGTTTTCAAAGCTTACTGCTCTGAGCGCGGTTGGAGCCACCTCCTCAAGTTTAATCTCAACGGTTGCTGCCAGTGCCAATAAAGTCAGTCAGCGATCTGCTAATGATCGCATTCAATTGGCCTTGATAGGTGCCAAAAATCAAGGAGGTCGTATCCATCTTCCGACCTTGGTTAGTTCTGAAGACTGTCAACTTGTTTCGATTTGCGATGTGGATGGTCAGGTTCAGAGTGAAGCGATCGAAACGGCTTCCGTGCAATATGCCCAGCAGTATGGGAAATATGAATACAATGGTATTTCGGGTGTGCCAGATTTTCGAGAAGTCATGGAAAATGACGAGATCGATGGGGTGGTCATTGCAACGCCCGATCATTGGCATGTTCCGATCGCCAAGGCTGCCATCCTTTCTGGGAAAGATGTTTATGTAGAAAAACCGCTTTCATTGCATATTAATGAGGGAAGGGAATTGGTCGAATTGGCAAACAAACACCAAAAGATTGTTCAGGTAGGTAGTCAGCAACGATCAGACGAGCGTTTTGTCATTGCATCAGAAATTGTGCGCAATGGCTTGATCGGTGAGGTTAAGCATGTAGAGGTCTCTATAAAGACGCGCTCTGGAAACGCTGAAGTATGGGAAGCAGAACCCATACCTCCCGAGTTGGATTACAACATGTGGCTTGGTCCAGCTCCCTGGAGTGACTACCATTCTGAACGAGTGCACTACAATTTTCGTTTTGTTCCTGAAATATCTGGGGGAGAAATTGCTAATTGGGGAGCTCATTTTTTGGATACGGCTCAATCCGGGCTCGGGACCGATGATACCGGTCCTGTTATGATTCGCGGAATGGGTGAGAGGAACCCTTTTGGTTCACGTCATACGTCATTCTTTGATATTGATGTGGATTTCGAATACGCGAGCGGAGTAACCATGCATCTCAAAACTGGCAAGAACGGAGTAACGTTCTATGGAACAGAAGGGCAGCTCTATGTAAATCGTGGCGAGTTGTATACGACTCCCAAGGAGTTGATTCGTCGTTACTCCAAGGATTTAGCTATCAAAATGAGGCATACCAAGGGAGGGCACTTTCGAAACTGGTTTGATTGTGTGCGTTCAAGAATGGCCGAGCATTTACATGCCGGGGTAGAATTAGGTCATCGATCGGCCACCTTGTGTCACCTTTCCAATATCGCTATCGAGTTGAAGCGACCCTTGCGATGGGATCCTGTGAAGGAGAGTTTCTTACAGGATGCTCACGCCAATGCATTACGGAACCGACCGTCACGGACGGATTGGGCTTAG
- a CDS encoding DUF5069 domain-containing protein, giving the protein MSNIVPTISSGVAGPLGVLHLPRFWQKASLGAAGKLHNEYPACGDGYDQMTLDALGLDKDATLAQIAESKPSYVEFEAWVKSNMKADADIAAHNAAVEGYIHDDGTRAEIFECASLSDDSCAARDAVNLNNLDDWAIFHKEEIAG; this is encoded by the coding sequence ATGAGTAATATCGTTCCTACAATTAGCTCCGGAGTTGCCGGACCTCTTGGCGTTCTCCATCTACCTCGTTTCTGGCAAAAAGCCTCCTTAGGAGCAGCCGGAAAACTACACAATGAATACCCAGCCTGTGGAGATGGCTATGATCAAATGACCTTGGATGCCTTGGGCTTAGATAAAGATGCTACCTTGGCCCAGATTGCTGAGAGTAAGCCCAGCTACGTGGAGTTTGAAGCATGGGTTAAATCGAATATGAAAGCCGACGCAGATATTGCTGCTCACAATGCAGCTGTTGAGGGTTACATTCATGACGATGGAACTCGGGCAGAAATTTTTGAATGTGCCAGTTTGAGTGATGACAGTTGCGCCGCACGGGATGCCGTGAATCTAAACAATTTAGATGACTGGGCAATCTTCCATAAAGAGGAAATTGCCGGGTAG
- a CDS encoding glycosyltransferase: MNLAGKRLLICEEALMHYDGHFHAWVKSIKHINEQAGVKVETAGSKFINETIEKDLSAKRVYSKNSWDNIYHCPQPWKRYLGVIKHNRLIYKETKTFLESIDPADCVLVPAARIHHLIAWRRLCKKFLGKKFKRLVIFIITSEAVYNEDYTQYSFKKSSNLIKHVLRSFKDEIASGEVVFAGDSQITSEEYKTLSNVPFKLFPSPGMALSQALLSSNEPRPGNNELVFSILGLSVYDKGIDAWQEVVIRFLERNSSENVKFVFQWAQPTISYEGERIYPDERLINSDKVTVLREILSEQDYNSYFKNSDFIVLPYRLKTYFNRTSGVMVEAACSGIPVIVTENTWLSWAMKEYGVGLTAKEADVDDLYNKLLYAINHQKQLKKEAEARRPLALECHSTEKYLHCLWNGKGHEEGY; this comes from the coding sequence ATGAATCTCGCCGGTAAACGCCTCCTCATTTGCGAAGAAGCATTGATGCACTATGATGGGCATTTTCATGCCTGGGTTAAGTCTATCAAACACATCAACGAACAAGCGGGCGTTAAGGTTGAGACTGCAGGCAGTAAGTTCATAAATGAAACCATCGAAAAAGACCTGTCCGCTAAACGTGTTTATTCTAAGAATAGCTGGGACAATATCTACCATTGCCCACAACCCTGGAAACGCTACCTGGGAGTGATTAAACACAACCGCTTAATTTATAAAGAGACTAAAACCTTCTTAGAATCAATAGATCCAGCAGATTGTGTTTTAGTTCCTGCTGCGCGTATCCACCATCTAATTGCCTGGCGCCGATTGTGTAAAAAATTCTTAGGCAAAAAATTTAAGCGTTTGGTGATATTTATCATCACCAGCGAGGCCGTCTACAACGAGGACTATACCCAATACAGCTTTAAGAAGTCTTCCAATCTAATTAAGCACGTCCTGAGAAGTTTCAAAGATGAGATCGCTAGCGGTGAAGTCGTTTTTGCCGGTGACAGTCAAATCACCAGTGAAGAGTACAAAACACTGTCAAATGTCCCCTTCAAACTGTTTCCGAGTCCAGGTATGGCATTATCTCAGGCATTACTTTCGTCCAATGAACCACGGCCCGGGAACAATGAGTTGGTGTTTTCAATTTTAGGATTATCGGTATACGACAAAGGAATTGATGCCTGGCAGGAAGTAGTTATACGATTCCTGGAAAGAAACTCATCTGAAAATGTTAAATTCGTTTTTCAATGGGCACAACCTACAATTAGCTACGAAGGCGAAAGAATATACCCCGATGAGCGTCTGATAAATTCTGACAAGGTGACCGTTCTTAGGGAAATACTCAGCGAGCAAGATTATAACTCCTACTTTAAAAATTCCGATTTTATTGTTCTACCTTACCGATTAAAAACCTATTTCAACCGCACATCAGGAGTCATGGTTGAAGCTGCCTGCTCAGGGATACCTGTTATCGTAACTGAAAACACATGGCTTTCCTGGGCAATGAAAGAGTATGGAGTTGGCTTAACTGCAAAGGAAGCTGACGTGGATGATCTATACAACAAACTGCTCTACGCGATCAATCATCAGAAACAGCTTAAAAAAGAAGCAGAGGCCCGACGCCCCTTAGCTTTAGAATGTCATTCTACTGAGAAATACCTTCATTGCCTCTGGAATGGCAAAGGCCATGAAGAAGGTTACTAA
- a CDS encoding cupin domain-containing protein, producing the protein MKKVTNDSAILSPVSHDTHLQKKVFLKKNDVRGILQWATVTLESGVTVSEHSHKDAREVFQILSGTVEAIIDGKTSSLSEGDVLVIDPGEIHSFHNKTSKPCRMVYTLLETL; encoded by the coding sequence ATGAAGAAGGTTACTAACGATAGCGCGATCCTGTCACCGGTTTCTCACGACACGCACCTTCAAAAGAAGGTCTTCTTAAAAAAGAACGACGTTCGAGGAATTCTTCAATGGGCCACTGTGACACTAGAATCGGGTGTAACGGTCAGTGAGCACTCCCATAAAGATGCGCGCGAAGTATTTCAGATACTGTCGGGAACCGTTGAAGCCATTATTGATGGAAAAACAAGCAGTCTTTCCGAAGGAGATGTTCTAGTCATCGATCCAGGCGAAATCCATTCGTTTCACAATAAAACAAGTAAACCGTGTCGCATGGTCTACACCTTGCTTGAGACGCTCTAA